One genomic region from Pagrus major chromosome 24, Pma_NU_1.0 encodes:
- the ndfip2 gene encoding NEDD4 family-interacting protein 2 yields the protein MDPASRYQVLHNEDDSSEASTSEQQPCTSATAQASTSSSSQDQSQAGQACAGAAAAAGEASGSRTQGDAEAPPPPYASIDLGATAAAPETSYQGDFPVPPPYSVATSLPTYDEAEKAKAAAMAASTVDVMPRDDEFPPRDDFSDADQLRVGNDGIFMLAFFMAFLFNWIGFCLSFCLTNTIAGRYGAICGFGLSLIKWILIVRFSDYFTGYFNGQYWLWWIFLLLGLLLFFRGFVNYLKVRNMSENMATSHRTRLFFLY from the exons ATGGACCCAGCAAGCCGATACCAAGTG ttGCACAACGAGGATGACTCCTCGGAGGCCTCGACCAGCGAGCAGCAGCCATGCACTTCTGCCACAGCCCAGGCCAGTACGTCGTCCAGCAGCCAGGACCAGAGTCAGGCTGGCCAGGCGTGCGCCGGCGCGGCAGCAGCAGCCGGGGAAGCATCGGGGTCGAGGACTCAGGGGGACGCCGAGGCACCTCCACCTCCTTATGCCTCCATTGACCTAGGAGCAACTGCTGCAGCACCCG AGACTAGTTACCAAGGTGACTTCCCCGTGCCTCCGCCCTACAGCGTCGCCACATCACTGCCCACATATGACGAGGCGGAGAAGGCCAAAGCGGCCGCCATGGCTGCCTCCACTGTGGACGTGATGCCACGG GACGATGAATTCCCCCCCAGAGACGACTTCAGTGACGCTGATCAGCTTCGAGTTGGGAACGATGGAATCTTCATGTTGGCCTTTTTCA TGGCCTTCCTGTTCAACTGGATCGGATTCtgcctgtccttctgtctgacCAATACCATCGCAGGGCGCTACGGAGCCATCTGTGGCTTCGGCCTTTCCCTCATCAAGTGGATTCTTATCGTCAGG TTCTCTGACTACTTCACTGGCTACTTCAACGGTCAGTACTGGCTCTGGTGGATCTTCCTGTTGCTCG GTCTCCTGCTGTTCTTCAGGGGTTTCGTGAACTACCTAAAAGTGCGCAACATGTCAGAGAATATGGCCACCTCTCATAGAACAcgcctcttcttcctctactAA